CTTCATGTCCACAGCTGccatttcatcttcttcttctcttgcctaaacaggaaacactgttttatttcacttacTCAGAGTTAATTTGCAAAATATATCGACATGCTTCCAAGAACACATAATTCACCCTTACTTTACGTTAACATAACGTACATGATGTGATTGTGACTTCCTTTCAGGGCTCTGGTCGGCTGCAGGATTTTCAGCCTCCTGTTGTGACTCCGATATGAGGTCTTGCCTGCAGCTCGTTATCCATCTTTCACCAGTATCTCCCTCTTTTTTCACACTACAGCCcctcaacacatctgaaaaagagaaacccTGTTATAATACAAGACAGTCATCaatttctcttcatctctcgtGGGTGGTCGTGCTTACCATCCTGCTGGCCTTCCGCCATTTCTTCAAAAGCATCAGCGGACAGCTCCACATCATCCCTTGCACAGTCCACACACCTTCCagtttttcttccctctttccctccttggTCAATGAATTTGCTCTCAGTCCAGTGCAGCTGCATCCTGAGGGTCGCCACCTCCTGACTCCGGCGCTTCACCTCCTCCAAGAAGACGTCCTCCACCAGCCTGGTGACCTTAAACATTGCCGTTTTCAGCACAGCCTCCATCACATCAGAGAGCTGGGTCTGAAATGTGGCAAAGAGGGTGTCCGTGTCCGACATGATGACGACGTGCGCCGTGTGACAGTGGCTACACACTGGAATACACGCCGTGTCTTTGTgtagaagaaaaataagtcctggtttaaatgttgtgctTGGAAAACTCTGCCAGATGTTCTTGAAGACTGCACGCCATCGTCGCACTCTTTTCAGGGAAACATTCACATAGCGTTGAAGGTATGTCAACTGACGAGCAGCAACACGTATTTATGAAACTCTACGCGTTTGAAGATGTAATAGCGTGATGTTTACTCGCgagaaataaagtgaaactgTCTACGAGCTAATACGTCACCTTAGCTTAACGGTAGCATTGTATGCTAACGATCATTTGCATGAAACCGTAACAAGTCGAACTACAGCTGCTACAAACTACACTCGAATCTAACCGTGGGTGTGTTTAGGCGTGGGCGTTTGTTTGCGACATTAACTAGCTAAACCGATCAATGCTTACGAACCATTAAACCGAGGAAGCTGCAACTCAACCCGCTCGTGATCCCTCTTGTTGCTCGTGGTGTCACACGTAGTACGGTGGCCTCATCTGGAGACACGGAATTACAAAACGCGTTTTAGAAAAGCGAAACCGATAGTCTGCGCCAAGCTGTTTTTACTTAATGtcattatgtgtatatatatgtatatatatattattgttattattatttgaaggCGCCATTCTCGACTCGGTAGAACAATTGGAAGGAAGTATATGATGAAGAGGAGGCCCCATTATAGAGCCCTGGGGCACACCTGACGTGGTGGAGGAAAGTTGTATCCATTTATCGCCATGCATTTCTGCAATactttgaatgaataaaagagtGTTTTATTTGGAAAACTCACTAAATTACTAAATTAGGATACCGCATGGCATCCTTTGGGAATCAAATGCTcatcttcaatgtttcttagtTATTTTGCTTGTCTTTTTAGGCCTTTCCTTCATAGATACAATCTCCCAATTTAGGCTAGAGTCTGCAATGGAGAGAGACATCAAGTAAGGGGTGAAAGAGAGGGGACAATCCCAGCAAAGGGTGCAGACTGGAAATTAACTCGTGACAATATAGCCTTAGTAAATGGGGCGCCCACTCCACACTCGTTAGAACCCCAAACATCCTTATTGTGAGTCAACACAGAAATCATATATCTTCAGTGGATACAAGGAATTTATTTGTGTCCAACCTTTTactgctgtcatttttttacagtgcatatTTCTAATCACAGAATCTTTTTAATAATCTTGGGAGCTGGCTCTTTCATTTATGACAGtgtgaaatcaaatcagttttaagACCTATGTCTTAAGTTTCATACTAATAGTAAGGGAAGTGACCAGAGAAGTTTTTTTATGACCACAAaaattttcctttctttctctaatGTGTCTTTAGCGTCACTCACTTCATCCACTGGGtctcttttctcacttttaTGCTCCTGTATACCATTGTATGAAGCATTTGGTCTGTATTAGAAATAAATGGTAACTCATTAATCACTCATTATTAAACTCATTATTTTTGACCCAGCAGTTTCAGTACTTGCATGAGAtgttcacattttcctttttgtcacAGTATTTACTTGACTGCTCTCCATTTGTTGGTGTCGTTGGGAAGgttgaacaaagaaaaaacaaaacaaaacaaaacaaaaaacaataaaaccaatgGTGTCTTAAGCCAGTTATGTTAAATAACGAATGTGCAAATAACAAATACGTTAAGTGATATGAGGTTCAGCTTCTTCAATTTTACTCAAAGCAATAATTTTAAGTATGCAGAATGGTACAAGGTAAGAATAAGActtttatttcttcaaaaataagaaatttaatttaataccaTACATTTTTCATATGAACAAAAATCTATTGAATTACAAATgaggagaagataaaaaaaaagtatctgaCCAAAAAACATCCATGGTTGTAACATGTAAACATTGACATTTCAAAACCTCCTTAtacaaacacaatattttattctattttctccCACATATTATAGATCTGTCATGTGTTTGCGTTGGTGTGACTTCAGATGATCTAGGCGTTTGAAACTGAGGccacaaacaacacagcagtaTGGTCTTTCCCCTGTGTGGGTACGCTGATGAACCTTCAATATGTCTGCCCGTGTAAAGCTCTTATCGCACATGCTGCACTGATGAggtttttcctgtgtgtgaatTCTCCGGTGCAACTTCAGATTCCAGAGACGGCTGAATTTGTTCCCGCATATGGTGCAGCAATACGGTTTGTCATCCGTCTGACCACATTTATGTGTCTTTAGGTCTGAAAATGAAGGGAAACCTTTGCCACAATGGCTGCAGAGGTGAAGCCCCTGCCCTGAGTGAATCCTTTGGTGGACTTTAAGGTTACAGGCTTGAGTGAACGTCTTTCCGCACTGGTTGCAGGGGTATGGGGGCCCCTGTGTGCtacctttgtgtgtctgtttgcggGCCTTGAGTGAAGCTGAATCAGGGAAGGACATGGTGCACTGGTTGGATGTGtgtctcctccctcttctcccagCTGCCTGATGGTCCAACCTCCCTCCCAAATTTAGGTTATCACTATATGTACCTGAGGGCCCATACATATCCTCTGTGCTATCTATAGACGGGTCATTTCGAATGCCTGGACCGTGGAAGGGCAATCTGTTGCCTGGatcaccagattcttgttcagGGTACAAGATGTTCGAGTCCTGCAGATATCCTTCCTCATTAATGAGCAAACAGCCAAATTCTCCACTTACATTTAGGTTGGTCCTTGAGGGCGAACCTGCAGGTGAACTCACCACATTTTTTCTATTCCGTTGGGCGCCTGTCTGGTAAGCCTGATGCTCAGTTCCTTCTGGTCCTTCTACATCCTCATCATACTGATCCACATAATTCAAATTCCCACCGAGGTGGGATGGTGAGCCATGAAACCCATCAAAGTTATCCATGTCTATCATGTCAGTATCTCCATAGCCTGTCTTGTCAAAGCCACCTAAGTCTTCCAGTCCATACCTGCTTTGGAAAAGAGGTTCAGACGGGTCTCCTGAGTGTTGTTCGTGGCTTGATTCTGGTCTCTGGTCAAAGCCAGCTTCCCAGTTTGCATGGCACTTTGGGATTTTCTGGTCACTGAAACGCTTACTGGGCCCTGGCAGGCCTGGTGAATCGGTTTCTGAGACACAAGAGGAAATGAGAACTTTCAAGCTGTTATATCTGACACAATGTGAGACAATTGATACAATAATACATGCAACCCCAAACTGAGAGGTGCAGTTTAGGAACATAGATGAACTGTTGTTTCTggagatttgtttgttttggaagcTTTTTTTATTACATCAGAGGCTCTGTCTATTTAACATCATCATATAACACAGTGCATGTGGTTCAAGGTAGCTCAGTGTTGCttgaaacatcatgtttttggTGACAAAGACATCATCCCCATATCAACAGTGAAATTAGTCCCTTTGCATCCAGCATGtatcataatatatatatattttttttataatattctaATTGGTCAGTAATGCCACTTATGTGACCATttatgttactgtttttttctgtatctgttTGCACACAGACTTACCATCTAATGCAACATCCCAACTTTGCGACTGGAGAGCTTCCTCTTTGAAGAGTCGATCAAACTTATCACCTTGTACAGGTGGTGACTGGgagacatgaataaatacaatattaatTGGACAACAGTGATTTGTATACATAACCTGGTTCATGAGACATATATAGTGTAGCTACCTCTGCTGCCTTGGTGGCACTGTGGGCCTCTTGTTTCTCCACTTCAACATCATGACAAGGTGCCTCTCCAT
The nucleotide sequence above comes from Mugil cephalus isolate CIBA_MC_2020 chromosome 2, CIBA_Mcephalus_1.1, whole genome shotgun sequence. Encoded proteins:
- the si:ch73-109d9.2 gene encoding zinc finger protein 768, which translates into the protein MAETIVTFQSQLSGVMETVFKAAMYEITRLVEDSFLEEVTRCREQVESLKRRLKWSESRRKDREGDKKGRCTDCGRVAMSDEDKSRTTGKNLKQKSALQEEIQGSQGTDGEAPCHDVEVEKQEAHSATKAAESPPVQGDKFDRLFKEEALQSQSWDVALDETDSPGLPGPSKRFSDQKIPKCHANWEAGFDQRPESSHEQHSGDPSEPLFQSRYGLEDLGGFDKTGYGDTDMIDMDNFDGFHGSPSHLGGNLNYVDQYDEDVEGPEGTEHQAYQTGAQRNRKNVVSSPAGSPSRTNLNVSGEFGCLLINEEGYLQDSNILYPEQESGDPGNRLPFHGPGIRNDPSIDSTEDMYGPSGTYSDNLNLGGRLDHQAAGRRGRRHTSNQCTMSFPDSASLKARKQTHKGSTQGPPYPCNQCGKTFTQACNLKVHQRIHSGQGLHLCSHCGKGFPSFSDLKTHKCGQTDDKPYCCTICGNKFSRLWNLKLHRRIHTQEKPHQCSMCDKSFTRADILKVHQRTHTGERPYCCVVCGLSFKRLDHLKSHQRKHMTDL